In Kitasatospora gansuensis, a genomic segment contains:
- a CDS encoding toxin-antitoxin system YwqK family antitoxin: protein MRRVDVDDPMVGMDTGLRLTYDGEPFTGEVVEGALDDPLSLETYRDGWLNGPWRLWYLDGSPKAQGEFVQGGLVGEALAWHPNGRLESRRLFTDTSTEVAGYAWDQDGRETRSWQAEV from the coding sequence GTGCGGCGCGTTGATGTCGATGATCCGATGGTCGGCATGGATACGGGGCTGCGGCTGACCTACGACGGCGAGCCGTTCACGGGTGAGGTGGTGGAAGGGGCGCTGGACGACCCGCTCTCACTGGAGACGTACCGGGATGGGTGGCTCAACGGCCCGTGGCGGCTGTGGTATCTGGACGGCAGTCCGAAGGCGCAGGGCGAGTTCGTGCAGGGTGGTCTCGTCGGTGAGGCTCTGGCCTGGCATCCCAACGGGCGGCTGGAGTCCCGGCGGCTGTTCACGGATACCAGCACGGAAGTGGCCGGCTACGCGTGGGACCAGGACGGTCGGGAGACCCGAAGCTGGCAGGCCGAGGTTTGA